DNA from Mycobacterium sp. SMC-8:
GTGCCACCGCGGCGAATTGCCCGTTGACCGACGTCACCAGCGTCAAGGGTGCCGTGCACGCCGAAGTCGAGAAGGTCGGCCTGCTCAGCCGGTTCGTCGGCGGGCACCCGATGACCGGGACCGCCCATTCCGGATGGGCCGCGGGCGACGCCCGACTGTTCGTCGACACCCCCTGGGTGCTCAGCGTCGACGACCACGTCGATCCCGCGGTGTGGGCAAGCGTGATGGACCTGGCGCTGGACTGCGGCGCGTTCGTCGTGCCGGCGCGCTCCGACGAGCACGACACCGCGGCCGCGACGATCTCACACCTGCCGCACCTGCTCGCCGAGGCGCTGGCCGCCACCGCCGGTGAGGTGCCGCTGGCGTTCGCGCTGGCCGCCGGCTCCTTCCGGGACGGCACCCGGGTCGCCGCGACCTCGCCCGACCTGGTGCGGGCGATGTGCGAGGCCAATTCCACCCGCTTGATGCCGGTGCTCGACCACGCGCTTCGGTTGCTCATCGATGCCCGCAACCAGCTGGCCCAGCATCAAACCGTGGCCGACCTCGTCGAGACCGGCCACGCCGCTCGGGTCCGTTACGACAGCTTCAGCCGCCCGCAGATCGTCACCACCGTCATCGGCGCCGACGGCTGGCGCGACGAACTCGCCGCGGCAGGGCGCGCCGGCGGGGTGGTCAGATCCGCTCTGCCAACCCGGGATAGTCCAGGATGAAGCCGTCGGGGTCGACGGTGACGGTGGTTTCGGCCACCGGCGAGTGCAGCTTGATCCCGTCGGCCCCCGCTGCGTAGCTGATCGTCGCGACGTCCACCGACAGATCGGGCACCCGCACGTAGACCACTGGCACCGTCACCGATCCCTCTCCCTGGTACACCCGGGTGCGCCGGATCGGCAGGGTGTTGAAGAACGGGCTGAAGATCACGTCCACGTCGAGTGCACCGTCGAAGGCCGACCTGCGGGTCTGCCCGGAGCGCTCCTGCACCAGCCACATGTTCTCCTCGTCGCGCGCGATCGAGAGCTGCCGCTCCCGTTCGGCCAGCGTGACGGTCAGCGACAGCCGCTTGGTGGCCCCGTGCTCGTCGGTGACGAGGTCGTAGGACGCGCTGAACGGGGGGTGTTCCGAGGTGGCGGCGGCCACGATCCGGCCGTGGGCCTTGATGCGGTCACCGGCGAGCTGCACGCGCACCGACTCCATCCGCGGCACATCGTGCGCGCGCCAGGTCAACACAGCCGGCCAGCGGCCGGATTGCTCCTCGCGGCTGGGGGCAGTCGCGTCCGAGCGATCGGCTTCACTCATGCCTCTACCGTAGGCGACGGCTTTGCGCGTTCGTGGCGGGCTTCCGAATCGGGGGATGAACCGGGCCGCGGCCGTGATTCCAATGCGACCTCGTCGCCGAGGAAAGGCTGCGGCATCGCGCCCAACCGCTGCAGCCTGCCGGTGCCGGGCACCGACGCCCACACTG
Protein-coding regions in this window:
- a CDS encoding putative glycolipid-binding domain-containing protein: MSEADRSDATAPSREEQSGRWPAVLTWRAHDVPRMESVRVQLAGDRIKAHGRIVAAATSEHPPFSASYDLVTDEHGATKRLSLTVTLAERERQLSIARDEENMWLVQERSGQTRRSAFDGALDVDVIFSPFFNTLPIRRTRVYQGEGSVTVPVVYVRVPDLSVDVATISYAAGADGIKLHSPVAETTVTVDPDGFILDYPGLAERI
- a CDS encoding prephenate dehydrogenase, with product MCVIGLGLIGGSLMRAAKAAGRDVFGYNRSVEGAEAARFDGFDASTDLDQTLARAAAHDALIVLAVPVPALGLMLSHIRATAANCPLTDVTSVKGAVHAEVEKVGLLSRFVGGHPMTGTAHSGWAAGDARLFVDTPWVLSVDDHVDPAVWASVMDLALDCGAFVVPARSDEHDTAAATISHLPHLLAEALAATAGEVPLAFALAAGSFRDGTRVAATSPDLVRAMCEANSTRLMPVLDHALRLLIDARNQLAQHQTVADLVETGHAARVRYDSFSRPQIVTTVIGADGWRDELAAAGRAGGVVRSALPTRDSPG